TCGGAAGCCTGCCCGTCAGGCTTCCTGACCCCCGGCCAATATGACACTTTTGTTTAGTCCCTCACATAACGACTTCATTTCACTGGTTGCCTTTCTTTAAAACAGCGATTATCTTGCCAGCCTTTCGTAAAGAGTGCAGGCAGACCGGATCACCTTCCTCCCGTCCCCCCCATTTCTGACGAGCTGTTTCAGGCACTCTGCCACTTCAGCCCTCTGAAGCGACGCGCTTTGGCTTTTGATTAAGAACCGAGAATGAATCTGACACTGATAAAAACTGCCGCGGCAGGCCGCTACCGTGCGTGGCTGAGCCCGTGGACCGGACTGTACCTGCTGTTTTCTGTTTTAATTAATCTGGCTTTTGGCTACCCGCTCAGCCTGCCCTACAGCGTGGCGTTTACCGTGCTGCTGCTGCTGCTGGCCGCCGTTGCGCCGCGCAGCCTGAAAGTGTTGGTGGCAGGCACCGCGCTGGTCGCCGGGCTCTATTATCCTTTTGGCCAGGCGTTCGGCCCGCCCAACTTCAATACCCTGCTGGCGATGCACGCCACCAGCGTGGAAGAGGCCAGCGAAACGCTGCTGATCTTCCCGCTGCATGACTATCTGCTGGGGCTGCTGATCGTCGTCTGTGGCGCGATCGCCCTGTGGCGAAAAGCACCGGTCAGACGGCGCTGGGGTCATCTACACAGCGCCGGCCTGGCGCTGGTGGCGATCGCCTGGCTGACGCAGCCGGTGCTTAACCAGCTTACCGGCGGCGTGTTTAACCCGAAAGATGCCGGTATTCCGCTGGTGCGCTTTGTGAAAGACACGCTGGAGAGCAAGCTGTCGGTCAACCGTGAAATCAGCCGCATGCAGCAGCTCTCCACCCTGCAGGACGACTGGCACCTGCTCGGCGTGAAGCCTGACCGGCAGATCTACGTGGTGGTGATCGGTGAGAGCGCCCGCCGCGATGCGCTCGGCGCTTTTGGCGGCCACTGGGATAACACGCCGTTTGCCAGCCAGCTACCGGGGCAGTTTTTCACCCGTTATACCTCTGCCGCCTCGTCAACGCAGAAATCGCTGGGGCTGACCTTAAACCTGGTGAGTAACGGCACGCCGCAGTATCAGAACAACATCATCAGCCTCGCCAACCGCGCCGGATTTGACACCTGGTGGATCTCAAATCAGGGGCAGATCGGCCAGTACGATACGCCGGTAGCCAGCATCGCCCTGCGGGCGAAAAACGTTCACTTCCTCAAGCAGGGCGATTTTGAAGCCGACAAGAACACCCGTGATGAAGACCTGCTACCTTTTACCGCTGCCGCGCTGGCGCGCCCGGTGGATGCCCCGCGCCTGCTGGTTTATCACCTGGTAGGGTCGCATCCTAAGGCCTGCGACCGCACCCGGGGGCGCTACGTCGAGTTTCTGCACTCGAAAGAGACGTCCTGCTACCTCTACAGCATCACCCAGACCGACGGTTTTCTGCAGCAGCTGTGGCAGCAGCTGCACAACAGCGGCCTGAGCTATTCGATGATCTATTTTTCCGATCACGGTCTGGCCTTTAAAGAGAAAGGCACCGTCAACGAATACCTGACCCACGATGATAAGTACCGGCAGAACTTTGAGGTGCCGCTGTTCGTCGCCTCGAGCGGCGATACCCACCATCAGGTGATTGACCGGCCGCGCTCGGCAAACGACTTTTTAACGCTGTTCTCGCAGTGGACCGGGATCCGCACCCGCGAAATCACCCCAGGCTACCGCTTTATCTCCGCTGAGAAAGCCCCGCCGGTGGAGGTGACTAACTTTGCGCTGAAACGGCTGCCGTTCAGCCAGCTGCAGCAGGACCCGATCCTCAAATAGCCGCTTAATCGCGCCGCACGGCCGGTTAACAGGCAAAAAAAAATCCGCCCCGGGGGGCGGATTTTCACGCGGACCCGCTTGGCGGGTCAGGCAGCAGCGATTAGAAGCTGTAGCCTACGCCAGCAGTCCAGGTGCCAACGTCAACGTTACGAATACGGCTCTGCTCGTAGCCCATGTCCAGAGCAACGTTCTGGATTGGGTTGAACTGCAGACCTGCACCGTAGGAGAAACCTACGTCGCTTGAATCATTTTTTTCGCGGTTTGGTTCGTTGTACTGGAACTTACCGTAACCGATACCTACAACACCGTATACGCTTGCCCAGTCGTTCAGACGGTAAGCCGGACCACCGGTGAAGCCGTAGTACTGGGCTTTGATGTAGTCGCCAGACTCGGTACGGTTTTTGTTGATGTAGGTGAAGGAACCGATCCAA
This portion of the Erwinia sp. E602 genome encodes:
- a CDS encoding phosphoethanolamine transferase, giving the protein MNLTLIKTAAAGRYRAWLSPWTGLYLLFSVLINLAFGYPLSLPYSVAFTVLLLLLAAVAPRSLKVLVAGTALVAGLYYPFGQAFGPPNFNTLLAMHATSVEEASETLLIFPLHDYLLGLLIVVCGAIALWRKAPVRRRWGHLHSAGLALVAIAWLTQPVLNQLTGGVFNPKDAGIPLVRFVKDTLESKLSVNREISRMQQLSTLQDDWHLLGVKPDRQIYVVVIGESARRDALGAFGGHWDNTPFASQLPGQFFTRYTSAASSTQKSLGLTLNLVSNGTPQYQNNIISLANRAGFDTWWISNQGQIGQYDTPVASIALRAKNVHFLKQGDFEADKNTRDEDLLPFTAAALARPVDAPRLLVYHLVGSHPKACDRTRGRYVEFLHSKETSCYLYSITQTDGFLQQLWQQLHNSGLSYSMIYFSDHGLAFKEKGTVNEYLTHDDKYRQNFEVPLFVASSGDTHHQVIDRPRSANDFLTLFSQWTGIRTREITPGYRFISAEKAPPVEVTNFALKRLPFSQLQQDPILK
- the ompX gene encoding outer membrane protein OmpX, translating into MKKIACLSALACVLAVSAGSAMAQSTVSAGYAQGDAQGVANKANGLNLKYRYENGNDPLGWIGSFTYINKNRTESGDYIKAQYYGFTGGPAYRLNDWASVYGVVGIGYGKFQYNEPNREKNDSSDVGFSYGAGLQFNPIQNVALDMGYEQSRIRNVDVGTWTAGVGYSF